The following are from one region of the Mangifera indica cultivar Alphonso chromosome 14, CATAS_Mindica_2.1, whole genome shotgun sequence genome:
- the LOC123196446 gene encoding cleavage stimulating factor 64: MAGKQVAGDGLPANFAGMSKSQLYEIMSQMKTLIEQNQQQARQILIQNPLLTKALFQAQIMLGMVKPPQVVPSIQPPPVQHSQQSAQPFQQSNIQATHSLPGQVGLPDLTSASQTQTFIRKQHQNQPAIPMSSTSIPAVNLQSQPMHSHTPQMPQQPKGHLNPAVAPMSLPQSSQVSSMPPLPHHSASQPPSLHQPQMSTSSSQLPQQLQSTGHPHLPLQPPLPPQPRPSSVPSFHHQYAPQMGPNVGFQHPGAQNHPSQSMYHSSTKPPSSMGPSFQQGQPPLPSQPPPQSLYQAGGSHMGTEFGNPVGNSMQVDRGPWMSGPSDNSAMTQLQGPPSVVPGQMGPGNQPPRPASLSPEMEKALLQQVMSLTPEQINLLPPEQRNQVLQLQQILRQ, from the exons ATGGCGGGAAAGCAAGTCGCCGGCGACGGCTTACCGGCGAACTTTGCCGGGATGTCAAAGAGCCAGCTCTACGAGATTATGTCTCAAATGAAG ACTCTGATAGAACAGAACCAGCAACAAGCGAGGCAGATCCTAATTCAAAACCCTCTCTTGACCAAAGCCCTTTTTCag GCACAAATTATGTTGGGCATGGTAAAGCCTCCTCAAGTG GTTCCAAGCATCCAGCCGCCACCAGTGCAGCATTCTCAGCAATCAGCACAGCCATTTCAGCAGTCAAACATCCAGGCTACACACTCTTTGCCTGGTCAAGTTGGTTTGCCAGACCTAACAAGTGCATCTCAGACCCAAACTTTTATAAGAAAGCAACACCAGAACCAACCTGCTATTCCTATGTCATCTACTTCTATTCCTGCTGTAAACCTTCAGTCTCAGCCAATGCATTCACATACCCCACAGATGCCACAGCAGCCTAAGGGACATTTGAATCCTGCAGTTGCGCCAATGTCTCTTCCACAATCCTCTCAAGTCTCAAGCATGCCTCCACTTCCTCATCATTCTGCTTCACAGCCACCATCACTTCATCAACCCCAAATGTCTACTTCCTCTAGCCAATTGCCACAACAATTACAGTCAACAGGACATCCTCATCTTCCATTGCAACCACCATTACCACCCCAACCGAGACCATCTTCAGTGCCATCTTTCCATCATCAGTATGCCCCCCAAATGGGGCCCAATGTTGGTTTCCAACACCCTGGTGCTCAAAATCATCCCTCACAATCTATGTATCAT TCAAGTACCAAACCTCCATCAAGCATGGGGCCTTCATTCCAGCAGGGACAGCCACCACTTCCAAGTCAACCCCCACCGCAATCATTGTATCAG GCTGGAGGTTCACATATGGGGACAGAATTTGGAAATCCGGTTGGAAATTCTATGCAAGTAGATAGAGGACCTTGGATGTCTGGTCCCTCGGACAATTCAGCAATGACACAACTTCAAGGACCACCATCAGTTGTTCCAGGTCAGATGGGCCCAGGCAATCAACCTCCTCGACCTGCATCG TTGAGTCCTGAGATGGAGAAGGCACTACTTCAGCAGGTCATGAGCTTGACACCAGAACAGATTAATCTCCTGCCTCCAGAGCAGAGAAATCAAGTGCTTCAGCTACAGCAGATTCTACGCCAATGA